CGAAGGTCAGCGTGGCGCGGCCACCGTCGAGCCGCAGCTGATGCCCGGCCTGGGCGGGGTCGCCGTCCGGCGTGATCAGCGTGAGCGGTCCGGTGTCGGTGACGGTCAGGGTCGGCACGACGGTGGGTCGGCCCTGGGCGTCGGTCACGTCGAGCGTGACGGTCAGGGGCGTGAAGCCGTCGGCGAGCAGCGCCGAGCGGAGCAGGCGGGCGCTGGCGGCCACGCCGGCGACGGTGACGGTGACGCTGTCCTGCCCGGCCGGGGTGACGGCGGTGATGGTGTTCTCGCCCGGCTGGAGGGGCAGGGCGATGTACTCGCGGGTGGTCAGGCCGGTGCCGCTGTTGTCCACCCGCCGGCCGATCTGGGTGTCGGGGACGGCCTGACCGTTGACGAGCAGGGTGAACGGGCCGTTCAGCTCGCTGACGGTGGTGACGTTCGTGCTGGAGCGGCCGAGCGGGGCCGGTCCGGTGGAGGGGAACTGGATGATCCCGTCGCGGGGGGCCACGTCGGCTTCGGTCGCGGCGGCCGCGGGCGTCTGGAACGCACTGGTGCCGGCCAGGGTGTCGGTCAGGCCGGTGTCGTACTGCACGGCCACGCCGAGCTGGTCGGCCGGTACGGGGGCGTTGAAGGTCAGGGTCAGGGTGGTGCCGGGGTTGGGCACGGTCCAGCGGAGCAGGTCGCCGTCGGCGGCGGGCGTGTAGGTGGCCGCGCCGATCTGCACGGCGGTCACGCCCGTGCTGGCCGGAACGGTGAATTGCGCCTGCTGCACGCGGCCGGGCAGGGTGACGGTCAGGCGCTGGTCGCCGCTGGCCTGGTGGTCGCCGGGGCGGGGTTCGGGCGCGTCGGTGGTGGTCTGTGCTGCGGCGAGGCCGCTGAGCAGCAGGCTGGTGAGCAGCAGCGTGCCGGGTTTCATGGGCAGGTCACCTCCTCAGGGGTGGGGCGTGGGCCGGCCGGGAGGGGTCCGGTGCGGGCGTCGCGTGTCAGGCGGAGCACCTGGTCGCCCAGGCGGATGCAGGTGGGGTCGTGCAGGGCGCGGGCGGCGTAGCCGGTCGCGGTGAAGGTGACGGTGGCGTGCCCGCCGGTCCAGGTGTCGGCGCCCTGTACGGCCAGCTGGTTGGGGCGCAGCGGGAAGTCCTGGCTGGTCAGGGCGACGACGTCGGTGACGGCCGTGCCGGCGTTCCACAGGCGGTTCAGGGCGCGCTGGTCGGCCGGGGTGAACGGCACGCTGCGCGGATCGAGTCGCAGGGCCTGCAGGCCGGGGGTGACGTTGGCGAAGGCGTACAGGCCGTTGCTGTCGGTCAGCGCTTCGCGGCCGCCGGCCATCAGGATGCGGGCGCCGGGGACGGGCTGGTCGGGCGCGTCGAAGCGGCCGTTGCCGTTGCGGTCGACGTACACCCGGCCGATCAGGTCCTGGCCGCTGAAGCCGAGTTTGCGCCGCACGGTGACGCTCGCGGCGACGAGGTTGCTGGTGATGTTCGCGACGACGGTCCCCTGCCGGCCGAGGGCGCTGGCCAGGGCGCGGTTGCGGATGGGCTGGTCGATCGGTTCGACCGGGACGCGCGCGTCGTACGTGATGGTCACGCTCTCGCCGCTGCGCATGGTACCCACCGGAATGCGCAGCTGCCCGCCGTCCAGCGTGGCGGGAATGGCCTTGCCGTTCACGTTCACGGTGTCGGGGTACACGGTCAGTTGCGGGTCGGGGGTGTCGGTGACGACCGTGCTGGTGATGGCGGTGGTCGAGGGGTTGGTGACGACCAGCGCGTAGCTGATGCGCCCGCCGGGGTCGACCACGAGGGGCGAGACGGTCTTCTGGATGACGATGCGGGAGGTGAACACGCGAATCACGGCGGGTGGGGTGCTGGTGGCGGTGCCGCCCTCGTTGGTGGCGCTGGCGGTGTTGCTGACCTCGGTGTCGTCGTCGGTGCCGCTCTTGACGCGGGCGGTGAGGGTGTACGTGCGGGTTTCGCGCGGGGCGAGGTCGGTGCGCCAGGCCACGCGGGTGCGGCCGTCGCCGGTGGGGGTGGTGGTGACGCCCTCGTCGGGGCTGACGCTGGTGAAGGTCAGGGCGCTGCTGAGCACGTCTTCCACCGTGACGTCGGGCATGGTCACGTTTTCGGGGTTGGTCACGCGGATGGTGTACGTGACCGGCTGGCCTTCCTCGATGGTGGCGGCGCCGACGACGGTCTTGGTGATCAGGGGGGGCTGGTGCTGCGCGCCGAGGGTCAGGGTGGCCCGCAGGTCGCTGTCGCAGCCGCTGATCAGCGTGACGGTGTGCGTGCCGGAGGTGGCGACCGCACTCGTCACGAGGACCGTGACCGCCTGGTCCGGCTCGAGCGTGACGGTGCTGGCGGGCGCGTCGTCGGGCTGGCCGTTGCCGTTGAGGTCGGGCGTGACGGTGACCTGAACGCCGGCGCCGCTGACCTGCGCCTGCAGGGGGAAGGCGCGGGTGGCGTTGCCGGTGTTGCGCAGGGTGTACGGCACGGTGGTGGTGTCGCCGGGCCGGACGGCGCGGGAGGCGCGGTCGGGCGTGAGTTCGGCGGCGCAGACTGGCTGGACGGTCACGCGAACGGTGTTGCTGTCCAGCCGGCCGTCGGCGTCCTCGTACGTGGCGGTGTTTTCAATGACTTGCCCGGCGGGGGTCCCTGCGGCGATCAGCAGGGTGCTCAGGGCGGTCAGGGGCAGCAGTCGCTTCATGCGGGCGGGTCTCCAGAGGGATGAGGAGGTCGGGGCGGGGTCGGTGATACGTGCAGTAGAGCAAACGGGTGATCTCGGAAACGTCACGTCTGCGGGCCGTCTGGGCCGACGTGGGCGGGCGGGGCGATCCGTGCGGCTGCGGGGGTGGCCGCGTGGGGGCGCGTCCGGGAAAATGACGTGTGGGAAGGCATTCTCGCGTGAAGAGTGGGGGCGTGATCTCCGGGTGTGTGGGCCGGGGCAGACGTCCGGGCGGCGCGGGCCGGT
The DNA window shown above is from Deinococcus sedimenti and carries:
- a CDS encoding isopeptide-forming domain-containing fimbrial protein; translated protein: MKRLLPLTALSTLLIAAGTPAGQVIENTATYEDADGRLDSNTVRVTVQPVCAAELTPDRASRAVRPGDTTTVPYTLRNTGNATRAFPLQAQVSGAGVQVTVTPDLNGNGQPDDAPASTVTLEPDQAVTVLVTSAVATSGTHTVTLISGCDSDLRATLTLGAQHQPPLITKTVVGAATIEEGQPVTYTIRVTNPENVTMPDVTVEDVLSSALTFTSVSPDEGVTTTPTGDGRTRVAWRTDLAPRETRTYTLTARVKSGTDDDTEVSNTASATNEGGTATSTPPAVIRVFTSRIVIQKTVSPLVVDPGGRISYALVVTNPSTTAITSTVVTDTPDPQLTVYPDTVNVNGKAIPATLDGGQLRIPVGTMRSGESVTITYDARVPVEPIDQPIRNRALASALGRQGTVVANITSNLVAASVTVRRKLGFSGQDLIGRVYVDRNGNGRFDAPDQPVPGARILMAGGREALTDSNGLYAFANVTPGLQALRLDPRSVPFTPADQRALNRLWNAGTAVTDVVALTSQDFPLRPNQLAVQGADTWTGGHATVTFTATGYAARALHDPTCIRLGDQVLRLTRDARTGPLPAGPRPTPEEVTCP